In Vigna radiata var. radiata cultivar VC1973A unplaced genomic scaffold, Vradiata_ver6 scaffold_269, whole genome shotgun sequence, a single genomic region encodes these proteins:
- the LOC106755055 gene encoding auxin response factor 17, with translation MPLPQSPPNPRRVDPKIWRACAGAAVHIPKLHSRVYYFPQGHMEHASPSHSLSPPFRSLPFVPCLVSSRDLLADPFSDEVFAKLLLTPLPHPFNRNNQNDDSNIQTDDEEREFQNGVVSFSKILTPSDANNGGGFSVPRFCADSVFPPLDFRADPPVQLLSVTDVHGVAWRFRHIYRGTPRRHLFTTGWSKFVNHKKLIAGDSVVFVKDFDGNVSVGIRRATRFVSSSSPVEEEQPPAQGEGFPRYATGRVSPKAVKAAAECVSRNAPFEVVYYPRAGFADFVVSAEVVEDAMRCAWAGGMRVKIGMETEDSSRMTWFQGTVISAYASDNGPWRMLQVNWDEPEVLQNAKRVSPWQVELVSPSLALHTAFSPSKRFRADQGSGRLSDREGDPFFPMTGFSNSTMGNMDKKLLSYDTFPAGMQGARHDLFSASSFSNFLNDNSYLYMGSSSFGNNTVQSLGIVSTDLNISSSQSDDMSPHSQSSLHSFDTEFTGTRHCNTKVGSGSILLFGKIIQPAESPHDAADYIERDGSGGSREIEDS, from the exons ATGCCTCTGCCACAGTCTCCGCCCAACCCTCGCCGCGTCGATCCCAAAATCTGGAGGGCATGCGCCGGCGCCGCTGTGCACATTCCGAAGCTGCATTCTAGGGTTTACTACTTCCCGCAGGGCCACATGGAGCACGCTTCTCCGTCACATTCTCTCTCCCCTCCCTTCCGTTCCCTCCCCTTCGTTCCCTGCCTTGTGTCCTCCCGTGATTTGCTTGCTGATCCATTCTCCGACGAGGTCTTCGCCAAGCTCCTCCTCACTCCACTCCCTCACCCGTTCAACCGAAACAACCAAAACGACGACAGCAACATCCAAACCGACGACGAAGAGCGCGAGTTCCAAAACGGCGTCGTTTCGTTCTCCAAAATCCTCACACCGTCCGACGCCAACAACGGCGGCGGCTTCTCCGTCCCGCGCTTCTGTGCCGACTCTGTCTTCCCTCCGCTCGATTTCCGCGCCGATCCTCCGGTCCAGCTTCTCTCCGTCACTGACGTCCACGGCGTCGCGTGGCGGTTTCGCCACATCTACCGCGGTACACCACGTCGGCACCTCTTCACAACAGGCTGGAGCAAGTTCGTCAACCACAAGAAGCTCATAGCCGGCGATTCCGTTGTCTTTGTCAAGGACTTCGACGGGAATGTCTCGGTCGGGATCCGCCGTGCGACGCGGTTCGTCTCCTCATCCTCTCCTGTGGAGGAGGAGCAGCCGCCGGCGCAGGGAGAGGGGTTTCCACGGTACGCGACGGGGAGAGTATCGCCGAAGGCGGTGAAGGCCGCAGCGGAGTGCGTGTCGCGGAACGCGCCATTTGAGGTGGTGTATTATCCGAGGGCGGGTTTTGCGGATTTTGTGGTGAGTGCTGAGGTTGTGGAGGACGCGATGAGGTGCGCGTGGGCGGGTGGAATGAGAGTGAAGATAGGAATGGAGACTGAGGATTCTTCTAGGATGACGTGGTTTCAAGGGACGGTGATTTCTGCGTATGCCTCTGATAATGGACCTTGGCGCATGCTTCAG GTTAACTGGGATGAACCTGAAGTCTTACAAAATGCAAAACGAGTCAGTCCTTGGCAGGTTGAACTTGTTTCCCCCTCACTTGCACTTCATACAGCGTTTTCCCCTTCAAAAAGGTTTAGAGCTGACCAGGGATCTGGACGGTTAAGTGATAGGGAGGGAGACCCCTTCTTTCCTATGACAGGTTTCTCTAACTCAACAATGGGAAATATGGATAAAAAATTGTTGAGTTATGATACTTTTCCTGCTGGCATGCAGGGAGCCAGGCATGATCTATTTTCTGCATCAAGTTTTTCCAACTTTTTAAACGATAACTCTTATCTGTACATGGGTAGTAGTTCCTTTGGGAACAATACAGTGCAAAGTTTGGGAATTGTTTCTACGGATCTAAACATTAGCAGTTCTCAATCAGATGACATGTCACCACATAGCCAGAGTAGTTTACATTCCTTTGACACAGAGTTTACTGGGACCAGGCATTGCAACACCAAAGTTGGTTCTGGTTCAATCCTCCTATTTGGTAAGATCATACAGCCTGCTGAAAGTCCGCATGATGCTGCTGATTACATAGAACGTGATGGTAGCGGGGGCAGCAGAGAAATCGAAGACAGTTGA